The nucleotide window TAAACATAGTCGTATTTGTTCGCTATATCCACACTCTTAACTGATGTATCCATACTCGCCCCTACATTGACTATAATATCTACACCTTCTTCATGCACCCTCTGTATAACCTCATATCTGTCTTCATCAAATTGCTCGTCATCATAATGCGCATGTGTATCAAAATACATCCTATCCACCACCTTAACTTACATTTGTTCCATCTATAATATCTTTATCCACTGTTATCACAGACAAATCACTGTCATTTGAAGCTGCCAAAATCATCCCACAAGAATCAATTCCTTTTAGCTTAGTCGGTTTCAAATTAGATACAAACACAACCGATTTCTCCACTAATTCTTCTGGAGTATAATGTTTTGCTATACCTGAAACTACTTGCTTTTCACTATCCCCCACCTTTAACATAAGCTTAAGTAACTTACTCGATCCTTCTACTCTCTCTGCGCTTAACACCTTTGCCACTTTAAGCTTTATCTTTTCAAAATCATCTATTGTGATAATATCTTCTTGTTCCTTCTTCTTTTCTTTCTCCAAAGTTTCCTTTTCTATACTAGCAAGTTCCTTTTGTACATCTATCCTAGGGAATATAATCTCTTTTTTTGAAACCTTAGTGTTTAATGGATACAATCCCCATATTTTTGCATCATTCCAAGATGTTACACCTGCATCTTTTATATTAAGTTGATCAAATATTTTACAAGGTGTGTTTGGCATACATGGCTCTATCAATATTGATATTATCCTAAGCGATTCTGCTAAATTATATAATACTTGCGATAACCTTCCTTCGCTTTCCTTATCTTTTGCCAATACCCAAGGCATAGTCTCATCTATATATTTATTTGTCCTTGCCACACACTCCCATATCTTAGTTAGAGCATTAGTAAACTGATACCCATCCATCGCCTCTTCTACCTCATGTGGCAATGCCTTAAGCATAGATATTAAACTTTCATCATACTCTCCCTCTTGACCTTTTTTCACAAGACCCTCAGGAAAATATTTGTCTATCATTGCAACTGTTCTACTAACTAAATTCCCCAAGTCATTGGCAAGATCCGCATTTATTCTAGTTATTAGTGACTCATTCGAGAACACGCCATCTGCTCCAAAAGATACCTCTCTTAATAAGAAATATCTTATTGCATCAACTCCATACTTGTCAACTAAAACAACTGGATCTACAACGTTTCCTTTGGATTTTGACATCTTGCCACCTTCTAAAAGTAACCACCCATGGCCATAAACTTGTTTTGGTAACTCTAAGCCTAAAGCCATAAGCATAGCCGGCCATATTATTGTATGGAATCTTACTATCTCTTTCCCCACAAAATGTACATCCGCTGGCCAAAACTTCTTAAAATTATCCTCGTTATCTCCCATATATCCTAATGCTGTAATATAGTTAGACAATGCGTCTATCCA belongs to Clostridiales bacterium and includes:
- the metG gene encoding methionine--tRNA ligase is translated as MTNNKFYITTPIYYPSDKLHIGHSYTTVAADALARYKRLRGYDVMFLTGTDEHGQKIQLKAKEASVTPKEYVDNIVSGIKKLWQTMDITYDKFIRTTDDYHVHAVQKIFKKLYDQGDIYKSEYEGWYCTPCESFWTKTQLGDDNKCPDCGRECSLTKEESYFFRLSKYQDKLIKYIEENDEFIQPVSRRNEMLNNFLRPGLEDIAVSRTTFDWGVPVTFDDKHVVYVWIDALSNYITALGYMGDNEDNFKKFWPADVHFVGKEIVRFHTIIWPAMLMALGLELPKQVYGHGWLLLEGGKMSKSKGNVVDPVVLVDKYGVDAIRYFLLREVSFGADGVFSNESLITRINADLANDLGNLVSRTVAMIDKYFPEGLVKKGQEGEYDESLISMLKALPHEVEEAMDGYQFTNALTKIWECVARTNKYIDETMPWVLAKDKESEGRLSQVLYNLAESLRIISILIEPCMPNTPCKIFDQLNIKDAGVTSWNDAKIWGLYPLNTKVSKKEIIFPRIDVQKELASIEKETLEKEKKKEQEDIITIDDFEKIKLKVAKVLSAERVEGSSKLLKLMLKVGDSEKQVVSGIAKHYTPEELVEKSVVFVSNLKPTKLKGIDSCGMILAASNDSDLSVITVDKDIIDGTNVS